In the genome of Spirochaetia bacterium, one region contains:
- a CDS encoding hemolysin family protein, with the protein MPTELSEAERKERETMIQGIGALEDMTVREVMVPRIDVEFISADISLDQFYEVIGEHGYSRYPVFGESSDDIIGVLYSKDLLKKGIREHFDVRKLMRPAYFVPDSKHLDDLLRDFKKRKVHIAVAVDEYGGVSGIVCMEDILEVIVGDIQDEFDEDEEDDIIQLDASTYQVDARCNIEEINGRFHLNLDEDDFETIGGYVFELFGRIPLKGEHVDDGQAVFTVEDIEGHKINKIKLQLRPAADQQQKG; encoded by the coding sequence ATGCCAACGGAATTGTCGGAAGCAGAACGCAAGGAACGTGAAACGATGATTCAGGGCATAGGTGCGCTTGAAGACATGACCGTAAGGGAAGTAATGGTCCCTCGCATAGATGTCGAGTTCATAAGTGCTGATATCAGCCTGGACCAATTCTATGAGGTCATCGGTGAACATGGATATTCGCGTTATCCTGTCTTTGGGGAAAGCAGCGACGATATCATCGGTGTGCTGTATTCAAAAGACCTGCTCAAGAAGGGCATCAGAGAGCATTTTGACGTAAGAAAGCTCATGAGGCCTGCATATTTTGTCCCTGATAGCAAACATTTGGATGACTTGTTGCGGGATTTCAAGAAGAGAAAGGTCCATATTGCCGTCGCCGTGGATGAATATGGCGGAGTATCAGGTATAGTCTGTATGGAGGACATCCTCGAAGTCATCGTCGGAGACATCCAGGATGAGTTTGATGAAGACGAAGAGGATGATATCATCCAGCTGGATGCTTCGACTTACCAAGTTGATGCCCGATGCAATATTGAAGAAATCAACGGACGCTTCCATCTGAATCTCGATGAGGATGACTTTGAAACCATCGGAGGCTATGTCTTCGAACTTTTTGGAAGGATTCCTCTCAAGGGTGAGCATGTGGATGACGGACAGGCTGTTTTTACTGTCGAAGATATCGAAGGGCATAAGATAAACAAGATAAAACTGCAGCTCAGGCCTGCTGCTGACCAGCAGCAGAAGGGGTAG
- the ybeY gene encoding rRNA maturation RNase YbeY — MNCSIDVEYEEPSYAEVADEPSVRQWVEQVLAYQKIDGVELSVSFVSEASIATLNKEWRGKEGPTDILSFVQSDVRSATDFWPSGDDDGLRVLGDMVICLSVAKTNSEEFSVPFAQEIRRLLIHGTLHLLGYDHATNGAEEPMLELQERILADLGGK, encoded by the coding sequence ATGAACTGTAGCATTGACGTAGAATATGAAGAACCTTCCTATGCGGAAGTTGCTGATGAGCCGTCGGTCAGGCAATGGGTAGAACAGGTACTTGCCTATCAGAAGATCGATGGTGTTGAACTGTCTGTTTCCTTTGTCAGCGAGGCATCGATTGCGACGCTGAACAAGGAATGGCGAGGAAAGGAAGGTCCCACTGACATACTTTCCTTCGTGCAGTCCGATGTACGTTCTGCAACTGATTTCTGGCCGTCCGGCGATGATGACGGGTTGCGCGTACTCGGAGATATGGTTATTTGCCTTTCTGTTGCCAAAACAAACAGCGAAGAGTTTTCCGTGCCGTTTGCTCAGGAGATCCGAAGATTGCTTATCCATGGTACATTGCATCTTCTTGGCTATGATCATGCCACCAATGGAGCTGAAGAGCCTATGCTCGAACTTCAGGAACGTATCCTGGCTGATCTCGGAGGTAAATGA
- a CDS encoding HDIG domain-containing protein: MKTSSHIFSELIPKDREMTAAQAFWIVLLSILPIVAVMVLPLRFSGNVLGTGLTSDSLKVKELAPRDVYVRNGFRYIDEKATQQAREAAAAAVLPPFYLDIAATTENVGNLEELVSVLKQSPVDEKKLARLFDEGSAQQAVAVVSALVEMTPEARTKLSVSLQSCGTEILNSGYYDSKELSKVSEEGYKKIAVRGNLSGLSYKQMVSQEQEYEVSQLTDAANLAAFLTAEGVENPQLLSQILALSMRPNVLYDGSRAIIARQQAYDAVKPVEKVISSGQQILVKDSLVTQEDIDLLAEVELHSAPFDRYEIGGRLFFLILAALVSYAFYWLMDGTNRRRSIIWILYLILMDMAVLTTLLAMYLCGRFGVAHWEAFVPVVFGTLFISETMNMKRYGVLFTIQLAFYCFFLPSSTWFTFFYLCIASLGVLFLANLFNTRRGKMASVFLSVLWYLLMTVLFYFVQDIALQELSISLLGSLVNFTFCFSLVLLTMPFVDSALNLPTVFRLKELESLDTPLLERLKATAQGTYNHSLAVSELAYNAALAIGANAELCKVAALYHDVGKLDHPDYFTENQEGEISKHTNLKPQMSAAIIRSHVKLGVEKCRDAGLPAEVIQVIGEHHGNDLIKYFYEEAMNSNNENGEEVAAADYHYTAQPPSSKESAILMLADSVEAATKSLKNTTPTKLHRKIHAIFMGKLSNNQLNDSHLDLTELDEIEKSLENSLVGKYHTRISYPGDEQYEADHRR, translated from the coding sequence ATGAAAACTAGTTCACACATTTTCAGCGAACTTATACCGAAGGACAGGGAAATGACTGCTGCCCAAGCCTTTTGGATAGTCTTGCTTTCAATTTTACCTATTGTTGCCGTCATGGTTCTTCCTTTGCGTTTCTCCGGCAATGTGCTCGGGACCGGACTGACTTCGGATTCCCTTAAGGTAAAGGAGCTTGCGCCTCGTGATGTCTATGTCCGCAATGGGTTCCGCTATATTGATGAGAAGGCTACCCAGCAGGCTCGTGAAGCTGCTGCTGCCGCAGTCTTGCCTCCTTTTTATCTTGACATTGCGGCAACTACGGAAAATGTCGGAAACTTGGAAGAATTGGTATCGGTATTGAAACAGTCGCCGGTAGACGAGAAGAAGCTTGCCCGCTTGTTTGACGAGGGCTCTGCACAGCAGGCAGTGGCAGTCGTTTCGGCTTTGGTGGAAATGACACCGGAGGCCAGGACAAAGCTTTCAGTTTCCCTACAGTCATGCGGCACGGAAATCCTGAACTCAGGTTACTATGACAGCAAGGAACTTTCCAAAGTGTCAGAAGAAGGGTACAAGAAGATTGCAGTCCGTGGAAATCTGTCTGGATTGTCCTATAAGCAGATGGTTTCACAGGAACAGGAATATGAGGTATCCCAATTGACGGATGCTGCAAATCTGGCGGCTTTCCTTACCGCAGAAGGCGTGGAGAATCCCCAGTTGCTTTCTCAGATTCTTGCTCTTTCCATGCGTCCTAATGTGCTTTATGATGGAAGCAGGGCCATTATAGCACGACAGCAGGCATACGATGCAGTAAAACCTGTGGAAAAAGTAATTTCAAGCGGGCAACAGATTCTGGTAAAGGATTCCTTGGTGACGCAGGAAGATATTGATCTGTTGGCAGAGGTTGAATTGCATAGTGCACCGTTTGACCGATATGAAATCGGCGGACGGCTGTTTTTTCTGATATTGGCAGCACTTGTCAGCTATGCATTCTACTGGCTGATGGATGGGACAAACAGACGTCGTAGCATCATCTGGATTCTATATCTGATTCTTATGGATATGGCAGTATTGACGACATTGCTTGCCATGTATCTGTGCGGCAGGTTCGGGGTGGCTCATTGGGAAGCTTTTGTCCCTGTTGTGTTCGGTACCCTGTTCATCTCGGAGACAATGAACATGAAGCGGTACGGAGTCCTCTTTACGATTCAACTTGCTTTCTATTGCTTCTTTCTCCCGTCAAGCACCTGGTTCACGTTCTTTTATCTCTGCATTGCCTCCTTGGGGGTCCTTTTCCTGGCTAATCTCTTCAACACACGCAGGGGAAAGATGGCCAGTGTCTTTCTTTCAGTGCTCTGGTATCTGCTTATGACTGTGTTGTTTTATTTCGTTCAGGACATCGCATTGCAGGAACTTTCGATTTCCCTGTTAGGAAGTCTTGTAAACTTTACATTCTGTTTCAGCTTGGTACTGCTGACGATGCCGTTTGTAGACAGTGCCTTGAACTTGCCTACGGTATTCAGGCTGAAAGAGCTTGAATCATTGGATACACCTTTGCTGGAACGTCTGAAGGCGACCGCCCAAGGTACCTACAACCATAGCCTTGCGGTCAGCGAACTCGCTTACAATGCAGCTTTGGCAATCGGAGCCAATGCTGAACTATGCAAGGTCGCAGCTCTGTACCATGATGTAGGTAAGCTTGACCATCCTGATTATTTTACAGAAAACCAGGAAGGGGAGATAAGCAAGCATACCAACCTGAAGCCGCAGATGAGTGCAGCAATCATCAGAAGCCATGTCAAGCTCGGTGTTGAAAAGTGTCGTGATGCGGGCTTGCCTGCCGAGGTGATACAGGTCATAGGTGAACACCATGGCAACGATTTGATCAAGTACTTTTATGAAGAAGCCATGAACAGCAACAATGAAAACGGCGAGGAAGTAGCTGCGGCAGATTATCATTATACGGCTCAGCCGCCAAGTTCAAAGGAAAGTGCAATACTTATGCTTGCAGACAGTGTCGAGGCTGCTACGAAATCCCTGAAGAATACCACACCGACAAAGCTTCATAGGAAGATTCATGCTATCTTCATGGGAAAATTGTCGAATAACCAGCTCAATGATTCTCATCTTGATCTTACGGAACTTGATGAAATCGAGAAATCCCTTGAAAACAGCCTCGTAGGCAAATATCACACGAGGATCAGCTACCCGGGAGATGAACAATATGAAGCCGATCATCGTAGGTAA
- a CDS encoding PhoH family protein encodes MITMNNNGLWTATDGRRMGTSIEFDNLDAMRTICGANDHNISYLEALTGLEILTQGNRLLLPCGDQYQVGLFRRLMDNLEQLCTDGKEYLGESEIFMEWQMLLNAVSGEVSVGDVAAGRVQEDIYAPEDVAIKLQNNKVISPKSPNQKELILSMQHARLTFAIGPAGTGKTFLAVAYALSQILSGTRQKIILTRPVVEAGESLGFLPGGVDEKITPYVRPLYDAMEWLLSPIMIHKLEENGAIEVAPLAYMRGRSLHNAVIILDEAQNTTPVQMKMFLTRLGDNSSAVVTGDISQVDLPYKVESGLVHASRILQGVEGISFVRLGTKDVVRSRLVQRIVDAYERDSKVTYEN; translated from the coding sequence ATGATAACGATGAACAACAATGGACTTTGGACAGCGACTGATGGAAGGCGCATGGGAACGAGCATAGAGTTTGACAACCTGGATGCAATGAGGACGATCTGTGGTGCAAATGATCACAATATCTCTTATCTGGAAGCTTTGACTGGCCTTGAAATACTGACACAGGGTAACCGGTTGCTGCTTCCTTGTGGTGACCAATATCAAGTCGGTTTGTTTCGACGGCTCATGGACAACTTGGAACAGCTGTGCACTGATGGCAAGGAATATCTAGGCGAGAGCGAAATATTCATGGAATGGCAGATGCTGCTCAATGCAGTCTCAGGCGAAGTATCAGTCGGTGACGTAGCGGCTGGCAGGGTGCAGGAAGATATCTATGCTCCCGAGGATGTGGCTATCAAGCTACAGAACAACAAGGTCATTTCGCCGAAGTCACCGAATCAGAAAGAACTTATCCTTTCCATGCAGCATGCCCGTCTTACCTTTGCAATCGGGCCTGCAGGAACCGGAAAGACTTTCCTTGCGGTAGCATATGCCTTGTCACAGATACTTTCGGGAACCCGGCAGAAGATAATACTTACGCGGCCGGTAGTCGAAGCCGGCGAGAGCCTGGGCTTCCTTCCCGGTGGCGTGGATGAGAAGATTACTCCGTATGTCAGGCCGTTGTATGATGCCATGGAGTGGTTGCTCAGTCCTATCATGATTCACAAGTTGGAAGAAAACGGAGCCATTGAGGTTGCTCCGCTTGCCTATATGCGTGGCAGGAGCCTTCACAACGCTGTCATTATCCTTGATGAAGCCCAGAATACCACCCCGGTACAGATGAAGATGTTCCTGACCAGGCTCGGCGACAATTCCTCAGCAGTCGTGACAGGGGATATCTCTCAGGTTGATTTGCCCTATAAGGTCGAGTCAGGTCTGGTCCATGCTTCAAGAATTCTCCAAGGGGTCGAAGGGATCAGCTTCGTACGCCTTGGGACGAAGGATGTAGTCCGGTCCAGATTGGTACAACGTATCGTCGACGCCTATGAAAGGGACAGCAAGGTTACCTATGAAAACTAG
- the ispG gene encoding (E)-4-hydroxy-3-methylbut-2-enyl-diphosphate synthase — protein MNKHNAHVGGISIGEGYPVSIQTMYDSPVPHDRENLDELLRRMVSLKAMGCDIMRFSYPSDDDRDAFVYLCKKSPMPLVADIHFDYKMALAALDCGFCKVRINPGNIGARWKVEEIVRSAADHGAAIRIGLNSGSLPKSEEPVGQAKLMVDSALSYLSLFEQFGFYNTVVSLKSTDLEITRIANESFASQSGYPLHLGVTEAGSVVSSVARSTWVLGNLLKKGIGNTMRISITGSLEDEVYAGVEILRTLGLRHKGVRIISCPRCGRHTFDSQGFLASVEPDLLKIEKDISVAIMGCQVNGPGEASHADFAITGIGRKVFLYKHGALYQEVDKKDAKNVLLEAIAADAR, from the coding sequence ATGAATAAGCATAACGCCCATGTAGGTGGGATTTCCATAGGGGAAGGATATCCTGTCAGTATCCAGACCATGTATGATTCGCCGGTTCCGCATGACAGGGAGAATTTGGATGAACTTCTGCGGAGGATGGTTTCCTTGAAGGCCATGGGATGCGATATCATGCGATTTTCCTACCCCAGTGATGATGATAGGGATGCCTTTGTCTACCTTTGCAAAAAAAGCCCGATGCCACTTGTTGCGGACATCCATTTTGATTACAAGATGGCACTTGCCGCATTGGATTGCGGGTTTTGCAAGGTCAGGATCAATCCCGGCAATATCGGGGCGAGATGGAAGGTGGAGGAAATTGTCAGAAGTGCTGCAGACCATGGCGCTGCAATCAGGATAGGCCTGAATTCCGGGTCATTGCCCAAAAGTGAAGAGCCTGTAGGGCAGGCCAAGCTGATGGTCGATTCTGCACTTTCCTATCTTTCTCTCTTCGAACAGTTCGGTTTCTATAATACGGTAGTGTCACTCAAGTCCACGGATCTGGAAATCACAAGGATTGCCAACGAATCCTTTGCATCACAGAGCGGATACCCCCTGCACCTGGGTGTGACTGAAGCAGGTTCCGTGGTTTCAAGCGTGGCTCGTTCCACATGGGTATTGGGCAATCTGCTGAAGAAGGGGATAGGCAATACGATGCGTATTTCCATTACCGGTTCCTTGGAAGATGAAGTCTATGCAGGCGTGGAGATACTGCGGACATTGGGCCTCCGACATAAAGGCGTGCGAATCATAAGCTGCCCCCGTTGCGGACGCCATACTTTTGATTCCCAGGGATTCCTTGCTTCCGTCGAACCTGATCTGCTGAAGATTGAAAAGGATATTTCCGTTGCTATCATGGGGTGCCAAGTCAATGGCCCCGGAGAAGCATCCCATGCAGACTTTGCCATAACAGGGATAGGTCGGAAAGTGTTTTTGTACAAGCATGGTGCATTATACCAGGAAGTGGACAAGAAGGATGCGAAGAACGTATTGCTGGAGGCAATAGCAGCTGATGCAAGATAA
- a CDS encoding radical SAM protein, translated as MDLSHKATRAAIGAGFELALNHAKKNPKDGISQVIDLFTKYYSSKNGAEKADAFRGMSKYMSDPNAKWAKYANHIFNSVDSKILKNMMLNLGYEGGYLGWNMSRKLCEKYDCNIPFAIVIDPTSACNLHCTGCWSSEYQKTTALSYDDLDSIIKQAVDLGTHFFLYTGGEPMMRKNDIVKLAKEHSDCIFHLFTNGTLIDQHFCDQARDCGNIILSLSLEGFKEENDFRRGEGCFDKVMAAMDLMKKNKLAFGTSICWTNKNYKTVISDEFIDMIIEHGCLWTWYFHFMPVGQDTDTTFLPTAEQRTFMFNAIRNLRNENNGKLIFPIDFQNDGEYIGGCIAGGKNYLHINSNGDVEPCVFIHYSSANIHKETLLEALQQPLFRAYKKAQPFNSNLYQPCPMLENPDRLPQMVKETGAVSTDLCDRESADHLCSKCVEYAKDWAPVADSLWKEHMEAKKKKAEGQK; from the coding sequence ATGGATTTATCGCACAAGGCAACGAGAGCTGCAATCGGTGCTGGTTTTGAACTTGCATTGAATCATGCCAAGAAAAATCCCAAGGATGGAATTTCTCAAGTTATTGATCTGTTTACAAAGTACTACAGTTCAAAGAATGGTGCTGAAAAAGCGGATGCTTTCAGAGGCATGTCAAAATATATGTCCGATCCGAATGCAAAATGGGCAAAATATGCCAATCATATCTTTAATTCCGTTGATTCCAAGATATTGAAGAATATGATGCTCAACCTTGGTTATGAGGGCGGTTACCTCGGTTGGAATATGAGCAGGAAGCTTTGCGAGAAGTATGACTGCAATATACCTTTCGCAATTGTCATTGATCCTACATCTGCATGTAACCTGCACTGTACCGGTTGCTGGTCCAGTGAGTATCAGAAGACGACTGCACTTTCTTATGATGACTTGGATTCCATCATCAAGCAGGCAGTTGACTTGGGTACCCATTTCTTCCTCTATACAGGCGGGGAGCCTATGATGAGAAAGAATGACATCGTCAAGCTTGCAAAGGAACACAGTGACTGCATATTCCATCTGTTTACGAACGGTACATTGATAGACCAGCATTTCTGTGACCAAGCGAGAGACTGCGGAAATATCATACTTTCATTGAGCCTTGAAGGATTCAAGGAAGAGAATGACTTCAGACGAGGTGAGGGATGCTTTGACAAGGTCATGGCAGCCATGGACCTGATGAAGAAGAACAAGCTGGCTTTCGGAACTTCAATCTGCTGGACCAATAAGAACTACAAGACGGTCATCAGCGACGAATTCATTGATATGATCATTGAGCATGGCTGTCTGTGGACTTGGTATTTCCATTTCATGCCGGTAGGCCAGGACACTGACACGACATTCCTGCCGACTGCCGAGCAGCGCACGTTCATGTTCAATGCCATCAGGAACCTGAGGAATGAGAACAACGGCAAGCTGATTTTCCCGATTGATTTCCAGAATGACGGTGAGTATATCGGCGGATGTATCGCAGGAGGTAAGAATTACCTGCATATCAATTCAAACGGTGATGTCGAACCCTGTGTGTTCATTCATTACTCAAGTGCAAACATCCATAAGGAGACGCTTCTTGAAGCTTTGCAGCAGCCACTGTTCAGGGCTTATAAGAAAGCGCAGCCGTTCAACAGCAATCTCTACCAGCCTTGTCCGATGCTTGAGAATCCTGACAGGCTTCCCCAGATGGTCAAGGAAACAGGTGCTGTATCCACTGACCTATGTGACAGGGAAAGTGCCGATCACCTCTGCAGCAAGTGTGTAGAGTATGCCAAAGATTGGGCACCTGTAGCTGATTCACTGTGGAAAGAACATATGGAAGCAAAGAAGAAGAAGGCTGAGGGGCAGAAATAA
- a CDS encoding V-type ATP synthase subunit K (produces ATP from ADP in the presence of a proton gradient across the membrane; the K subunit is a nonenzymatic component which binds the dimeric form by interacting with the G and E subunits), whose amino-acid sequence MNSFAFIGMACALALSAVGSGFGTGFASQAAIGGWKKCYASGKQASFLLVAFAGAPLTQTIYGLLLMNFIKAAVAGGTSGYLGFGVGVFGGLAIGVSALMQGKVAAAACDALASTDKGTANYFIVIGIVETVALFTLVFSLLVLQ is encoded by the coding sequence ATGAATAGTTTTGCATTTATCGGAATGGCATGTGCCTTGGCACTTTCTGCAGTGGGTTCTGGCTTTGGTACCGGTTTTGCTTCCCAAGCAGCAATCGGTGGATGGAAAAAATGTTATGCAAGCGGAAAGCAGGCATCCTTCCTGCTGGTTGCTTTTGCCGGTGCGCCTCTTACCCAGACCATCTACGGCCTTCTTCTGATGAACTTCATCAAGGCGGCAGTTGCTGGTGGTACTTCCGGTTACCTTGGATTCGGTGTGGGCGTCTTCGGTGGACTTGCCATTGGTGTTTCTGCCCTTATGCAGGGTAAGGTTGCTGCTGCAGCCTGTGATGCTTTGGCTTCGACGGACAAAGGAACGGCAAACTACTTTATTGTCATCGGTATCGTTGAAACCGTCGCTCTGTTTACCTTGGTCTTCTCTCTTTTGGTACTTCAGTAG
- a CDS encoding ATPase, which yields MIVPMKKVTVVVQTSEKLDMLRRLRKLGVMHIYDEKGKSTKGEELEKEHASLQLVQKALQENLAADKNATAGKQVKLTEEAFQSIHKELVSQLDLKKELVEQIGKDTQLVEQVGAWGEFDPSQIRKLADEGVSLFFYTLSKQEFEKLGSDVDYLLLDPVNKQRAIATVGKPLDLSAYPATRFELPELGPSALRQRIADSRKKVADVDSFLRDSCKYLDAYALTIRVNEMDQKFEQVASQMGGGENLCYVTGYIPQTAVVAFQKAAKKNAWGYLMDDPEDDDIPPTYVKYARGVGIIKPLFDILGTVPAYREGEISTWFLMFFTLFFAMIIGDAGYGMIFLAVTILLHVKQHKATDAVKLLYVLSIATVVWGSLTGTWFGSESIVKYTPLKYLVFAPLASYPALFGVDAKVAQNNLMHFCFILGTIQLSLAEVINISRKLAKKEISFLADVGWLMDILVLYFVVLSLVIQAPCNYRFSFSVIGVGFLLVVFFGSQQKGQSFGIGILHGLAGFFTTFLDTISCFSNLMSYIRLFAVGLATLAIAQSFNAMAAPLIGGWATVAGLLVLALGHGLNLMMGLLSVFVHGVRLNLLEFSGQLGMEWSGIAYEPFRETVVLK from the coding sequence ATGATAGTACCCATGAAAAAAGTTACCGTCGTCGTGCAGACTTCGGAAAAGCTCGATATGCTCAGAAGGCTGAGGAAACTCGGTGTGATGCATATCTATGATGAAAAGGGAAAGAGTACCAAGGGTGAGGAGCTGGAAAAGGAACATGCTTCCCTGCAGTTGGTCCAGAAAGCTCTTCAGGAAAACTTGGCTGCCGACAAGAATGCAACTGCCGGGAAGCAGGTGAAACTGACAGAGGAAGCTTTCCAATCAATACATAAGGAACTTGTCAGCCAGCTTGACTTGAAAAAAGAACTGGTCGAGCAGATTGGAAAGGATACGCAGTTGGTCGAGCAGGTCGGTGCATGGGGTGAATTTGATCCCTCACAGATCAGAAAACTTGCTGACGAAGGCGTGTCGCTTTTCTTTTACACGCTGAGCAAGCAGGAATTTGAAAAGCTTGGTTCGGATGTCGACTATCTGTTGCTTGATCCTGTCAACAAGCAGAGAGCCATAGCAACCGTCGGCAAGCCTTTGGATCTTTCTGCCTATCCTGCGACAAGATTTGAATTGCCTGAGCTTGGCCCCTCGGCCCTCCGGCAAAGGATTGCGGACAGCAGGAAGAAGGTTGCTGACGTTGACAGTTTCCTCAGGGACAGCTGCAAGTACCTTGATGCCTATGCATTGACCATCAGGGTCAATGAAATGGACCAGAAGTTCGAACAAGTTGCTTCTCAGATGGGAGGTGGCGAGAATCTCTGCTATGTTACCGGATATATTCCGCAGACAGCAGTCGTCGCATTCCAGAAAGCTGCAAAGAAGAATGCCTGGGGATATCTGATGGATGATCCCGAGGATGATGATATTCCTCCTACCTATGTCAAATATGCAAGGGGAGTGGGCATCATCAAACCTTTGTTCGATATTCTCGGTACGGTTCCTGCCTATAGGGAAGGTGAGATATCGACATGGTTCCTGATGTTCTTTACCTTGTTCTTTGCCATGATCATCGGGGATGCCGGCTATGGAATGATTTTCCTGGCAGTGACGATACTGCTGCATGTGAAGCAGCATAAGGCTACGGATGCGGTCAAGTTGCTGTATGTGCTTTCCATTGCGACAGTAGTGTGGGGCAGCCTTACAGGGACATGGTTCGGCAGTGAGTCCATCGTCAAGTATACTCCGCTGAAATACCTCGTATTTGCGCCACTGGCAAGCTATCCGGCTCTCTTTGGAGTGGATGCCAAGGTTGCCCAGAACAACCTCATGCATTTCTGCTTCATCCTGGGAACGATTCAGCTGAGCCTTGCAGAAGTCATCAATATTTCACGAAAATTGGCAAAGAAAGAGATTTCTTTCCTTGCTGATGTCGGTTGGCTGATGGATATCCTGGTTTTGTATTTTGTCGTACTTAGCCTCGTTATCCAGGCTCCATGCAATTACCGATTCTCATTCAGCGTAATCGGCGTAGGTTTCCTGCTGGTAGTGTTCTTCGGCAGTCAGCAGAAGGGACAGTCTTTTGGAATCGGCATACTTCATGGACTTGCGGGTTTCTTTACGACATTCCTGGATACGATCAGCTGCTTTTCCAATCTGATGAGTTATATCAGGTTGTTTGCTGTCGGACTTGCAACCCTTGCCATAGCGCAGAGCTTCAATGCCATGGCTGCACCGTTGATCGGAGGATGGGCAACTGTCGCAGGGCTGCTCGTACTGGCCCTTGGACATGGCCTGAACCTGATGATGGGTCTGCTCTCTGTCTTCGTGCATGGAGTAAGGTTGAATCTGTTGGAATTCTCGGGCCAGCTCGGCATGGAGTGGTCTGGTATCGCCTATGAACCGTTTCGTGAAACGGTCGTACTCAAGTAA
- a CDS encoding V-type ATP synthase subunit D, with protein sequence MAVKLTKNELKKQKDQLKQYTRYLPTLQLKKQQLQSVIMDIEARIAKLKVQQKQLVDGMQDWIAVYAENRAFGPEKDLSNLVQVDKVVREKGNIAGVMIPRFKELTFKDIDYDLDVYPLWVDKGIQTLREYARLDALVSTLEIQKKLLGKELRTTSQRVNLFEKVKIPEAKANIKKISIYIGDQMSAAVVRGKIAKAKVTGGNI encoded by the coding sequence ATGGCCGTCAAATTGACGAAAAACGAACTGAAGAAGCAGAAAGACCAGCTGAAGCAGTACACCCGATATCTTCCGACGCTGCAATTGAAGAAACAGCAGCTTCAGTCGGTAATCATGGATATCGAAGCGCGTATTGCCAAGCTGAAGGTCCAGCAGAAGCAGCTCGTGGACGGAATGCAGGATTGGATTGCAGTCTATGCAGAAAACCGTGCCTTTGGTCCTGAAAAAGATCTTTCCAACCTTGTCCAAGTTGACAAAGTTGTCCGTGAAAAAGGAAACATTGCAGGTGTGATGATTCCCCGGTTCAAGGAGCTTACCTTCAAGGATATTGACTATGACCTTGATGTGTATCCTCTATGGGTCGACAAGGGAATCCAGACATTGCGTGAATATGCAAGGCTGGATGCTTTGGTGTCGACACTTGAGATACAGAAAAAGTTGCTTGGCAAGGAACTGCGGACGACATCGCAAAGGGTGAATCTCTTCGAGAAAGTCAAGATCCCGGAAGCGAAGGCGAACATCAAGAAAATCAGCATCTATATAGGCGATCAGATGTCCGCTGCTGTGGTACGAGGAAAGATTGCAAAGGCAAAGGTAACAGGGGGGAATATATGA